The Xiphophorus couchianus chromosome 5, X_couchianus-1.0, whole genome shotgun sequence genome includes a region encoding these proteins:
- the npb gene encoding neuropeptide B: MEMKKSVRFAVVCVGVSLLISCQSVEAWYKQVTGPSYYSVGRASGLLSGIRRSPTVRRAESEETVMDSGEAAGNNLIQETNKQISVLKNMAICLKDISPNLKSCELLQDGTGTFQCKADVFLTLDSLDCLSA, translated from the exons ATGGAGATGAAGAAGTCCGTCAGGTTCGCCGTGGTGTGCGTCGGAGTGTCTCTGCTCATCTCCTGCCAGTCCGTCGAAGCCTGGTACAAGCAGGTGACCGGACCCAGCTACTACTCTGTGGGCCGCGCCTCCGGGCTGCTGTCCGGCATCAGGAGGTCTCCGACCGTCCGGAGAGCTGAGTCCGAGGAGACGGTGATGGACAGCGGGGAGGCGGCGGGAAACAACTTGATCCAAGAGACCAACAAGCAAATCTCCGTCCTGAAGAACATG GCCATCTGCCTGAAGGACATCTCTCCAAACCTGAAGAGCTGCGAGCTGCTGCAGGACGGGACGGGAACCTTCCAGTGCAAGGCAGACGTCTTCCTCACCCTGGACTCCTTGGACTGCCTGTCCGCATGA
- the sgsh gene encoding N-sulfoglucosamine sulfohydrolase has translation MRIQLLFVLVASCRVSESKRKNVFLIIADDAGFETDVYNNSAVHTPHLRSLARRSVVFRHAFTSVSSCSPSRSAILTGLPQHQNGMYGLHQGVHHFNSFDGVQSLPLLLSQADIHTGIIGKKHVGPGSVYPFDFAYTEENSSVLQVGRNITRIKLLVRNFFQTHKEEAAERRRVRGVGTSNAEQEEERPFFLYVAFHDTHRCGHSQPQYGAFCEKFGNGEPGMGLIPDWTPVYYTPEQVKVPPFVPDTPAARADLAAQYTTVSRLDQGIGLVLQELRDAGYENDTLIIYSSDNGIPFPNGRTNLYRSGTAEPMLVSSPEHRERWGNTSQAYVSLLDITPTVLDWFSIPYPSYILPESPSLQVLLTGRSLLPALTSDPSSWNTVYSSQSLHEVTMYYPIRSVHQGAYHLLHNMHYRMPFPVDQDLYVSPTFQDLLNRTRLQRPTHWFKSLDQYYYRERWELFDTRTDPQEAKNLASDPSYSGVLDNLRQLLQKWQWKTGDPWVCGPDYVLEEKLEPHCRPLYNGL, from the exons ATGCGGatccagctgctgtttgtgctTGTAGCCTCTTGTCGCGTCTCGGagtcaaagagaaaaaatgtctttctaaTTATTG CTGACGATGCAGGTTTTGAAACAGACGTCTATAATAACTCTGCGGTTCACACTCCTCACCTGCGCTCTCTGGCCCGACGCAGCGTTGTGTTCAGGCATGCCTTCACATCTGTCAGCAGCTGCTCCCCGAGCCGCTCCGCCATCCTCACAGGCCTGCcgcag CATCAGAACGGCATGTATGGCCTCCATCAGGGAGTTCATCACTTCAACTCATTCGACGGAGTACAGAGTCTGCCGCTGCTCCTCAGCCAGGCCGACATACACACag GTATAATCGGGAAGAAGCACGTCGGTCCCGGATCTGTTTACCCCTTTGACTTCGCCTACACGGAGGAAAACAGCTCTGTCCTCCAAGTGGGCAGGAACATCACTCGGATCAAACTCCTGGTCCGCAATTTCTTCCAGACTCACAAGGAGGAAGCAGCTGAGCGACGGCGAGTAAGAGGCGTGGGAACGAGCAAcgcagagcaggaggaggagaggccGTTTTTTCTTTACGTGGCCTTCCATGACACCCACCGATGTGGCCATTCGCAGCCTCAGTATGGGGCTTTCTGTGAGAAGTTTGGGAACGGAGAACCGGGAATGGGTTTAATTCCCGACTGGACGCCAGTGTATTACACACCAGAGCAAGTTAAG GTTCCTCCCTTCGTACCCGACACACCCGCTGCTCGGGCCGACCTAGCTGCACAGTACACCACAGTCAGCCGGCTGGATCAGG GTATCGGGTTGGTCCTTCAGGAGCTGCGGGATGCCGGTTACGAGAACGACACTCTGATCATCTACAGCTCCGACAACGGTATCCCTTTCCCCAACGGCAGAACCAACCTGTATCGGTCTGGAACCGCCGAACCCATGTTGGTTTCCTCCCCGGAGCACAGGGAGCGGTGGGGCAACACCAGCCAGGCCTACGTCAGTCTGCTGG acatCACTCCCACCGTCCTGGATTGGTTTTCTATCCCCTATCCATCCTACATCCTCCCTGAGAGTCCGTCCTTGCAGGTCCTCCTCACCGGCCGCTCCTTGCTGCCCGCTTTGACCTCCGACCCCAGCAGCTGGAACACAGTGTACTCCAGCCAGTCGCTGCACGAG GTGACCATGTACTACCCGATCCGCTctgtccaccagggggcgtaCCACCTTCTTCACAACATGCACTACCGCATGCCCTTCCCCGTCGACCAGGACCTGTACGTGTCCCCGACCTTCCAGGATCTGCTGAACCGGACCAGGCTGCAGCGGCCGACTCACTGGTTCAAGAGTCTGGACCAGTATTACTACAGGGAGCGCTGGGAGCTGTTCGACACCAG GACCGACCCTCAGGAAGCCAAGAACCTGGCGTCAGACCCGTCCTACAGCGGCGTGCTGGACAACCTGAGGCAGCTTCTGCAGAAATGGCAGTGGAAGACCGGAGACCCCTGGGTCTGCGGGCCGGACTACGTCCTGGAGGAAAAGCTGGAGCCTCACTGCAGACCCCTCTACAACGGCCTCTGA